The Temnothorax longispinosus isolate EJ_2023e chromosome 7, Tlon_JGU_v1, whole genome shotgun sequence genome contains a region encoding:
- the LOC139816101 gene encoding enhancer of split mgamma protein, whose protein sequence is MQMHEQIIIADGQEQPISRTYQYRKVMKPMLERKRRARINRCLDELKDLMVTALAGDGENVAKLEKADILELTVRHLHKLQRQQRLSANPVIDADRFRAGYTHCANEVSRCLAATPGVDVALGTKLMTHLGHKLNSMDKTGPLTIHVTAPQSSPSPTSELSADEYPMPLTPASSQPSPVRTDIDAVSQSHQGLLQVAKPNEPIWRPW, encoded by the exons ATGCAGATGCACGAGCAGATCATTATAGCCGATGGGCAGGAGCAGCCGATCTCCAGGACGTACCAGTATCGAAAG GTTATGAAGCCGATGCTGGAGCGCAAACGCCGAGCGCGCATCAATCGTTGCTTGGACGAGCTGAAGGATCTGATGGTGACCGCGCTGGCCGGCGACGGCGAGAACGTGGCGAAACTGGAGAAGGCAGACATCCTGGAGTTAACGGTGCGTCACCTGCACAAGCTCCAGCGTCAACAGCGTCTCTCCGCGAACCCGGTGATCGATGCCGACCGCTTCCGCGCCGGCTACACGCACTGTGCGAACGAGGTCAGCCGCTGCTTAGCCGCCACTCCTGGCGTCGACGTCGCCCTCGGCACCAAACTGATGACGCATCTCGGACACAAGCTTAACTCCATGGACAAGACCGGCCCGTTGACCATCCACGTGACCGCGCCACAGTCCTCGCCGTCACCCACCAGCGAGCTCAGCGCCGACGAGTACCCGATGCCGCTGACGCCGGCGTCCAGCCAGCCATCCCCGGTGCGAACCGATATCGACGCCGTCTCCCAGAGCCACCAGGGTCTTCTGCAGGTGGCCAAGCCGAACGAGCCCATCTGGCGGCCCTGGTAA
- the LOC139815891 gene encoding uncharacterized protein isoform X1: MVRKKIHDPEMHTTYVLKAGQTLENTKVSERARALVVTKDTFQRFVDYTTEEDRIAAQREKEAAKIAALKKATYEKSKTWDSTIQNIKARQREELLSKRKKSEEERRVFVKEMTEKKVAERAEVVQQARRLLQQKRPLCRQINRALLVSECLRELDAQVTFQKAIRAMDQEHDVKYANSIKTDVAKYEELKKQEAEERTKKTRDYRTALKKQIEENERDNKLKATEELEAEKRDQRNTTQDMQLTKEKEMQDILNKKKRLQKFFKEAIEEKKRFELELKHNDELEDRALEVYRKAKDRVRKIHKSLALKEKEEKARQTQIIAEQHVSTEQAREAKERDILKKAIEDKEAAEVEKRKAQKEREEKMRALMEEYRLHDTAAKTRQRQEEKELRAWEMMQRFKRDEYDKQTNLEERKQQWQQKLEYGNELRKDIEEKQVDKEREKEVLEVEATKAAMEKANQRILVYGDEVLEESKGVRPLYPIIKVIEEIKKEMGLTPSKKKLEESTVKAERPRRKYRARRRCVCPKPVPVDQIYYLQ, from the exons ATGGTgcggaaaaaaatacatgatcCGGAAATGCATACGACGTATGTCTTGAAAGCCGGGCAGACGCTTGAGAATACCAAA GTGTCTGAAAGAGCTCGAGCATTAGTAGTGACGAAGGACACCTTTCAGCGTTTCGTGGATTATACTACGGAGGAGGATAGAATAGCGGCACAGCGAGAAAAGGAAGCTGCAAAAATAGCAGCGCTGAAAAAAGCGActtatgaaaaaagtaaaacatgGGACAGCACAATACAA aatattaagGCGAGACAGCGGGAAGAATTATTGTCAAAGAGGAAAAAATCCGAGGAAGAAAGGAGAGTGTTCGTGAAAGAAATGACGGAGAAAAAGGTGGCGGAGCGTGCTGAGGTGGTGCAGCAAGCAAGGAGATTGCTCCAGCAAAAGAGGCCTTTGTGCCGACAGATTAATCGCGCTCTCCTCGTCTCAGAG TGTCTCAGAGAGCTGGACGCCCAAGTGACCTTTCAAAAGGCTATTAGAGCGATGGACCAGGAGCACGATGTGAAATACGCTAATTCGATTAAGACAGACGTCGCAAAATACGAGGAGTTGAAGAAACAAGAAGCGGAGGAACGAACGAAAAAAACGAGAGATTACAGGACTGCGTTGAAGAAAca gATCGAAGAGAACGAACGAGATAATAAGCTAAAAGCAACGGAAGAATTGGAAGCTGAAAAACGGGATCAAAGAAACACGACCCAAGATATGCAACtcacgaaagagaaagagatgcaaGAT atattgaataaaaagaagagacttcagaaatttttcaaggaAGCGATAGAGGAGAAGAAACGATTCGAACTGGAATTAAAGCACAATGACGAATTAGAAGATCGAGCGTTGGAAGTTTATCGGAAGGCTAAAGATCGAGTGCGGAAAATTCATAAATCCTTAGCGCtaaaggaaaaggaagagaaagcgCGTCAGACGCAGATTATAG CGGAGCAACATGTTTCAACGGAGCAAGCTCGCGAGGCTAAAGAGCGAGACATCTTGAAAAAAGCTATCGAAGATAAAGAGGCGGCCGAGGTGGAAAAGCGAAAAGCACAAAAGGAACGAGAAGAGAAGATGCGCGCTCTCATGGAGGAATATAGGCTTCACGACACGGCTGCAAAGACGAGGCAAAGACAAGAGGAGAAAGAGCTGAGAGCTTGGGAGATGATGCAGAGATTTAAGAGAGACGAGTATGACAAGCAGACCAATTTGGAAGAACGCAAGCAACAATGGCAACAGAAGTTGGAATATGGCAACGAATTGCGGAAAGATATT GAGGAGAAACAAGTCGATAAAGAACGCGAAAAGGAAGTTCTCGAAGTTGAAGCGACTAAAGCCGCAATGGAGAAAGCCAATCAAAGAATTTTGGTTTACGGCGACGAAGTTTTAGAAGAGTCGAAGGGTGTGAGACCACTTTATCCGATCATTAAAGTTATAGAG GAGATTAAAAAGGAAATGGGGTTAACGCCAAGCAAGAAAAAACTCGAAGAGTCAACCGTTAAAGCAGAGCGGCCGAGGAGAAAATACAGAGCCCGTCGTCGCTGCGTGTGCCCGAAACCTGTTCCGGTcgatcaaatatattatttgcagTAA
- the LOC139815891 gene encoding uncharacterized protein isoform X2 yields MTEKKVAERAEVVQQARRLLQQKRPLCRQINRALLVSECLRELDAQVTFQKAIRAMDQEHDVKYANSIKTDVAKYEELKKQEAEERTKKTRDYRTALKKQIEENERDNKLKATEELEAEKRDQRNTTQDMQLTKEKEMQDILNKKKRLQKFFKEAIEEKKRFELELKHNDELEDRALEVYRKAKDRVRKIHKSLALKEKEEKARQTQIIAEQHVSTEQAREAKERDILKKAIEDKEAAEVEKRKAQKEREEKMRALMEEYRLHDTAAKTRQRQEEKELRAWEMMQRFKRDEYDKQTNLEERKQQWQQKLEYGNELRKDIEEKQVDKEREKEVLEVEATKAAMEKANQRILVYGDEVLEESKGVRPLYPIIKVIEEIKKEMGLTPSKKKLEESTVKAERPRRKYRARRRCVCPKPVPVDQIYYLQ; encoded by the exons ATGACGGAGAAAAAGGTGGCGGAGCGTGCTGAGGTGGTGCAGCAAGCAAGGAGATTGCTCCAGCAAAAGAGGCCTTTGTGCCGACAGATTAATCGCGCTCTCCTCGTCTCAGAG TGTCTCAGAGAGCTGGACGCCCAAGTGACCTTTCAAAAGGCTATTAGAGCGATGGACCAGGAGCACGATGTGAAATACGCTAATTCGATTAAGACAGACGTCGCAAAATACGAGGAGTTGAAGAAACAAGAAGCGGAGGAACGAACGAAAAAAACGAGAGATTACAGGACTGCGTTGAAGAAAca gATCGAAGAGAACGAACGAGATAATAAGCTAAAAGCAACGGAAGAATTGGAAGCTGAAAAACGGGATCAAAGAAACACGACCCAAGATATGCAACtcacgaaagagaaagagatgcaaGAT atattgaataaaaagaagagacttcagaaatttttcaaggaAGCGATAGAGGAGAAGAAACGATTCGAACTGGAATTAAAGCACAATGACGAATTAGAAGATCGAGCGTTGGAAGTTTATCGGAAGGCTAAAGATCGAGTGCGGAAAATTCATAAATCCTTAGCGCtaaaggaaaaggaagagaaagcgCGTCAGACGCAGATTATAG CGGAGCAACATGTTTCAACGGAGCAAGCTCGCGAGGCTAAAGAGCGAGACATCTTGAAAAAAGCTATCGAAGATAAAGAGGCGGCCGAGGTGGAAAAGCGAAAAGCACAAAAGGAACGAGAAGAGAAGATGCGCGCTCTCATGGAGGAATATAGGCTTCACGACACGGCTGCAAAGACGAGGCAAAGACAAGAGGAGAAAGAGCTGAGAGCTTGGGAGATGATGCAGAGATTTAAGAGAGACGAGTATGACAAGCAGACCAATTTGGAAGAACGCAAGCAACAATGGCAACAGAAGTTGGAATATGGCAACGAATTGCGGAAAGATATT GAGGAGAAACAAGTCGATAAAGAACGCGAAAAGGAAGTTCTCGAAGTTGAAGCGACTAAAGCCGCAATGGAGAAAGCCAATCAAAGAATTTTGGTTTACGGCGACGAAGTTTTAGAAGAGTCGAAGGGTGTGAGACCACTTTATCCGATCATTAAAGTTATAGAG GAGATTAAAAAGGAAATGGGGTTAACGCCAAGCAAGAAAAAACTCGAAGAGTCAACCGTTAAAGCAGAGCGGCCGAGGAGAAAATACAGAGCCCGTCGTCGCTGCGTGTGCCCGAAACCTGTTCCGGTcgatcaaatatattatttgcagTAA
- the LOC139817008 gene encoding mitochondrial 2-oxoglutarate/malate carrier protein has protein sequence MAGTCVVHPMDVIKNRMQVHKGKSSILNIIGAIYSEEGITTFYSGLTAGLVRQATYTTVRLGIYNQMQDFWRQRYIGRPSFAVLAFMAGTAGAVGAFVGTPADVALVRMTTDGRLPVEQRRNYKNVFDAFVRIAREEGIFTLWRGSVATIGRAVVVNVSQLATYSQVKHLIALQTNVKEGIGLHFGASMVSGFVTAFNSMPFDIAKTRIQNMKTTETPPGMISVMMSIAKNEGIGSLWRGFWPTYCRIGPHTVLTLVINEQLMRLYRTYFQ, from the exons ATGGCGGGCACTTGCGTGGTTCATCCGATGGACGTGATCAAAAATAGAATGCAAGTGCACAAAGGGAAATCATCGATCTTGAATATAATTGGCGCTATATACAGCGAAGAAGGCATTACTACGTTTTACAGCGGTTTAACGGCCGGTCTCGTCAGACAGGCGACGTACACGACCGTGCGACTCGGGATTTATAATCAGATGCAAGACTTTTGGAG aCAAAGATACATCGGCCGTCCTAGTTTCGCGGTTCTGGCGTTTATGGCTGGGACTGCTGGTGCCGTGGGGGCTTTCGTTGGAACACCAGCCGATGTCGCTCTCGTGAGAATGACAACCGATGGCAGATTACCAGTGg agCAGCGAAGAAATTACAAGAACGTGTTTGACGCCTTCGTCAGAATTGCCAGAGAGGAAGGAATATTCACTCTCTGGAGAGGAAGTGTGGCCACGATAGGAAGGGCTGTTGTCGTTAACGTTTCGCAATTGGCTACTTACAGTCAAGTGAAGCATTTGATTGCGTTACAAA CGAATGTTAAAGAAGGCATAGGTTTACACTTTGGCGCGTCGATGGTATCGGGCTTTGTCACTGCCTTCAACTCCATGCCTTTTGACATTGCCAAGACCag AATACAAAACATGAAGACCACTGAAACACCTCCGGGGATGATCTCAGTTATGATGTCGATAGCGAAAAATGAGGGAATAGGATCTCTTTGGAGAGGTTTTTGGCCAACTTACTGCAGGATCGGTCCGCACACGGTACTGACTCTCGTTATCAACGAGCAACTGATGCGTTTATATAGAACATATTTCcagtga
- the LOC139817009 gene encoding mitochondrial 2-oxoglutarate/malate carrier protein gives MDVLKIRMQVSHDTLRDTALRTFSTSGVCGFYMGLSAALLRQLTYTTSRLGIYTTLLDIGEQHFGYLNYVTMISLGMVAGVMGSFVGTPTDLVLIRMVADVNLPPEKRRNYKNAVCGIFNIWKTEGFSGLWRGAMPTMGRAAIVNGAQLGTYTKAKMLLRDTGYIQNGIPLQFAAAMMSSVITCFASIPMDVAKTRIQNWGQSTKPPGITAMIINIVKTEGIMSLWRGFLPYYSRAAPNTVITMVCVDQFHRMYSTFFPVS, from the exons ATGGATGTTCTCAAGATACGCATGCAAGTGTCGCACGATACTTTACGCGACACAGCACTTCGCACGTTTAGCACGAGCGGAGTTTGCGGTTTTTACATGGGGTTGAGCGCGGCTCTTCTTCGTCAATTGACCTACACCACCAGTAGACTTGGAATCTATACCACATTGCTGGATATCGGAGA ACAACATTTTGGCTATTTAAATTACGTTACGATGATTAGTCTCGGGATGGTAGCTGGCGTGATGGGCTCTTTCGTCGGCACTCCCACGGATCTGGTATTGATTCGCATGGTGGCTGACGTGAATCTGCCACCAG aaaagcgaagaaattataagaatGCCGTGTGTGGCATCTTTAATATATGGAAAACCGAAGGATTTTCCGGGTTATGGAGAGGAGCGATGCCCACGATGGGCAGAGCAGCGATTGTAAACGGAGCCCAGTTAGGTACATACACAAAAGCGAAGATGTTGTTACGAGACACag GGTATATCCAAAACGGTATACCGCTGCAATTTGCCGCTGCCATGATGTCCAGTGTAATTACGTGTTTCGCTTCGATTCCGATGGACGTAGCTAAAACTAG GATTCAAAATTGGGGACAGTCTACAAAACCGCCTGGTATCACGGCTATGatcattaatattgttaaaacgGAAGGGATAATGTCACTATGGCGCGGTTTTCTTCCGTATTATTCCAGAGCTGCGCCCAATACTGTAATTACCATGGTGTGCGTTGATCAATTTCACCGAATGTATTCAACATTTTTCCCGgtatcgtaa
- the LOC139816614 gene encoding dymeclin — translation MGATPSRYEDLSKNVHLGRFCGKQSIPPNDPFWSTFLSYNIRPPITRNDQIELDSRLDSSCQQLLVNNLVTGNFGTLIQIALIRINELLAPVQNQNIISAWQTYNALFAVRCILKYLIEIVGEEQMLNHIEAPQTTSEALPTYRLAFFIEALIELITDVPLCEFTYVVHLEAINCLLVLLSVQLFSQTAAEYSTVYRIAMHVHLNQHAATMVCTLLHNFIQQEHAPPGLLTQQSGGSIVFSIAAGLWNVIRMGIGSGSKNVQVAHNGTAEEEEKKRDTETPLASQSLLLLLVLTNHCTATQNPYRNALFSFIDMQEDHTISQGNAADTFKFNLNKLYNTICKIPNTDEVTLLLYMLLHRNSSVKQDIMRRPDIQLLVTPILQILYHAPNNTSHHIYMSLIILLILSEDETFNKRIHEIILKSVTWYTERSISEISLGGLLILVVIRTIQYNMFKMRDKYLHTNCLAALANMSAQFTSLHPYVSQRLLSLFETLAKKHARLEARILEQTQSTTLPASGSIVLSTHVETTINVTVSKSNKKKTEASAVSTVTTEDLIQDLTILEEVLRMVLEIINSCLTHRLAHNPNLIYTLLYKKDVFQPFRTHSAFQDIIQNIESVINFFSYKLEQKDQSQLGVSQVLATIRQGTLEWPRDRLRKFPELKFKYVEEEQPEEFFIPYVWSVVCQGALLHWNAENIKLFSPNNGEATIIVC, via the exons ATGGGTGCTACGCCGAGTCGCTATGAAGATCTTTCCAAGAACGTGCACCTGGGAAGATTCTGCGGGAAGCAGAGTATACCTCCGAATGATCCATTCTGGAGTACGTTTCTCTCTTATAACATACGACCACCCATTACGAGGAACGATCAGATAGAACTGGATTCGCGGCTAGACTCGTCGTGCCAACAGTTGCTGGTTAATAATTTGGTCACCGGCAACTTTGGTACCCTGATACAAATAGCTCTGATACGCATCAACGAGCTGCTAGCGCCTGTGCAAAATCAGAA TATAATATCGGCATGGCAAACGTACAATGCATTGTTTGCTGTGAGATGTATTTTGAAGTACCTCATTGAGATTGTTGGTGAAGAACAGATGCTAAATCACATTGAAGCACCGCAAACGACAAGCGAAGCACTTCCTACTTATAGATTGGCATTTTTTATCGAAGCACTGATAGAACTCATTACAGATGTACCTTTATG tgaaTTTACATACGTTGTTCACTTGGAGGCGATCAATTGTTTACTTGTGCTGCTTTCGgtacaattattttctcaaaCTGCGGCCGAATACAGCACAGTGTACAGGATAGCGATGCACGTGCATCTGAACCAACATGCGGCTACTATGGTGTGTACGCTGTTGCATAATTTTATCCAACAGGAACACGCTCCCCCGGGATTACTGACACAGCAGTCCGGGGGTAGTATTGTATTCAGTATTGCTG CCGGATTGTGGAACGTAATAAGAATGGGCATAGGCAGCGGTTCGAAAAATGTACAGGTTGCGCATAACGGCACTGCtgaggaagaagagaaaaaacgCGATACGGAAACTCCGCTCGCTAGTCAATCTCTATTGCTTCTATTGGTTCTGACGAATCACTGTACCGCTACACAGAATCCATATAGAAACGcgcttttctcttttatagaTATGCAAG aagaTCATACTATATCGCAAGGGAACGCAGCTGATACTTTCaaatttaatctaaataaattatataataccaTTTGTAAGATACCAAATACAGATGAAGTCACGCTTCTGCTCTACATGCTTTTACATAGAAACTCGAGTGTGAAACAGGACATAATGAGAAGGCCTGATATACAACTACTG GTAACTCCAATactacaaatattatatcatgCGCCAAACAACACATCCcatcatatttatatgtctCTCATCATCTTGCTAATTTTAAGTGAAGATGAAACATTTAACAAACGAATACATGAAATT atacttAAAAGTGTAACATGGTACACTGAGAGATCCATAAGCGAAATATCATTAGGTGGTCTTTTAATCCTTGTTGTGATTCGCAccatacaatataatatgtttaaaatgaGA gATAAATATCTTCATACAAACTGTTTGGCAGCCCTAGCAAACATGTCTGCTCAGTTCACATCTTTACACCCTTACGTTAGTCAGAGGTTGTTAAGTCTGTTTGAAACTCTTGCAAAGAAGCATGCACGGTTAGAAGCAAGAATTCTAGAGCAAACACAGTCGACAACTCTTCCTGCCAGTGGTAGTATTGTTCTTAGTACGCATGTTGAAACGACTATTAATGTAACAGTtagtaaaagtaataaaaaaaagaccgAGGCTTCCGCTGTTTCTACTGTTACAACCGAAGATTTG attcaaGACTTGACTATACTTGAGGAGGTCTTACGGATGGTgctagaaattataaatagttgTTTAACACATAGACTCGCGCACAATccgaatttaatttatactctCCTGTATAAAAAGGATGTCTTTCAACCATTTAGAACACATTCTGCTTTCCaagatattatacaaaatattgagTCT gtaattaattttttctcttataaatTGGAACAAAAAGATCAGTCACAATTAGGCGTTAGTCAAGTATTAGCTACTATACGACAAGGAACTTTAGAATGGCCAAGGGATCGTTTACGA AAATTCCCAGAATTAAAGTTCAAGTATGTAGAAGAAGAACAACCAGAGGAATTCTTCATTCCTTATGTGTGGAGTGTCGTTTGTCAAGGAGCATTGTTACATTGGAATGCGgagaacataaaattattttctcccAATAATGGCGAAGCAACCATCATTGTTTGCTGA
- the Cals gene encoding calsyntenin-1 encodes MLLPQATTGALLCGLLALCVGLTHANIAAAFESTPSSFFDHGAPRLDLESLESGYHGLVKENETLVEVTPQIRALGTKVCSFRIANKHHGEAPFEIVLKEKGMAELRAFRVLNCEKRRNYKFDIAAVGCNGAQSENATVHITVVDVNEYAPQFLQPAYVSTVDEGRLYEEVVRVEASDRDCTPKFGDVCKYEILTADQPFIIDNEGAIRNTEPLDYERSHNYILSVVAYDCGMKQSAPAMVTVKVNRVCAPGWRGIPERVDYAAGVGSQPLLPSARLDLCDAPCILRNVRATLTLATDHIGKGCDRDTYGVRSQRKLCGASRDSVDLLPTPGPTTSWTATLSRDEGREADEIFEFDGVDSAAIVPNDVLEHSLAQKFTIGVWVKHRPRPRQDPHVKEHILCAADDHKMNRHHYALFIRNCRLILLLRRDFSEGDPNIFRAAEWRWKLGQVCDDKWHHYAIQVDFPRVNLYVDGEEWRADEKNPEVIDDWPLHPAKGVNTTLVVGACWQGSENKTKHHFRGYLAGLSVLVGRNEKPEVLSCLRRCQEGIHVPPMDLLQPGTQLLTNSDMTEVRIDGDNRTNVETLLRRIGYSNTRRFPTPGRRNFRLDTTIVCEGSENTPLPVPTVQSYVTVLPPPRPGITVNGTGYVAREYADFRLGVRVFPDARVTAGSAARLDACAVSVYPSLNPDHESLGLPGDALLAFHDISARVDRDGVVLSGADSPYNYQQLIRLIMYTNRKPAYYLDRVFKLTCSELSGRFASNEYVQTLAVIHPKEKTTVLPHTTSGEPPIARIIEPAPGHAQLSPHHADLTEEYATAALHEGSRTVSGTGGSHAVTIVAAACIGFLLLMAVVGAARVRGAAKRRRSAGDELAAETEMAWDDSGLAITVNPMDRLTEHDQHHQSQRDEDVDDSGSSDSEDASFRDDDLDSSDCENDCDLSNGRHRRHNSPHDLEWDHRDV; translated from the exons ATGCTGCTGCCGCAGGCGACGACGGGCGCGCTGCTCTGCGGGCTGCTGGCCCTGTGCGTCGGGCTCACCCACGCGAACATCGCCGCGGCCTTCGAGTCGACACCTTCGAGCTTCTTCGATCATGGAG CTCCACGACTGGATCTGGAGAGCCTCGAGAGCGGATATCACGGCCTGGTCAAGGAGAATGAAACTCTGGTCGAGGTCACGCCGCAGATTCGCGCCCTGGGAACGAAAGTTTGCTCCTTCCGCATCGCGAACAAGCACCACGGCGAGGCGCCGTTCGAGATCGTCCTGAAGGAGAAGGGGATGGCCGAGCTGCGGGCGTTCCGGGTCCTGAACTGCGAAAAACGCCGTAATTACAAGTTCGACATCGCCGCGGTCGGCTGCAACGGAGCGCAATCAGAAAA CGCCACGGTTCATATTACTGTGGTTGACGTCAACGAGTACGCGCCGCAGTTCCTCCAACCGGCCTATGTTAGCACCGTGGACGAGGGTCGCCTCTACGAGGAGGTGGTCCGCGTCGAGGCGTCCGATCGTGACTGTACGCCGAAATTCGGCGATGTCTGCAAGTACGAGATCCTCACCGCCGATCAGCCGTTCATCATCGACAACGAGGGTGCCATCCGCAACACCGAGCCCCTGGACTACGAACGCTCGCACAACTATATACTCAGCGTGGTCGCTTATGACTGCGGCATGAAACAGTCGGCGCCGGCGATGGTGACGGTCAAGGTGAATCGCGTGTGCGCTCCTGGATGGCGAGGCATTCCCGAGAGAGTAGATTACGCCGCCGGCGTCGGGTCGCAGCCTCTGCTTCCCTCGGCGCGGCTTGACCTCTGCGATGCCCCCTGCATCCTGCGCAACGTGCGCGCCACCCTGACTTTGGCCACCGACCACATCGGCAAGGGTTGCGATCGCGATACTTACGGGGTTCGCAGCCAGCGGAAACTGTGCGGTGCCTCGCGCGACAGCGTGGACCTGCTGCCTACCCCCGGGCCCACAACCTCCTGGACGGCTACTCTTTCCAGAGATGAAGGTAGAGAAGCTGACGAGATCTTCGAGTTTGACGGCGTGGATTCAGCCGCGATTGTGCCGAACGACGTGCTGGAGCATAGTCTGGCGCAGAAGTTTACCATCGGCGTCTGGGTCAAGCACCGACCACGCCCGCGACAGGATCCGCATGTCAAGGAGCACATTTTGTGCGCTGCCGACGATCACA AGATGAATAGACACCATTACGCCTTGTTCATAAGGAACTGCAGATTGATTTTGCTGCTGCGACGCGACTTCTCTGAAGGCGATCCCAACATCTTCCGTGCCGCCGAATGGCGTTGGAAGCTCGGCCAGGTATGCGACGATAAGTGGCATCATTACGCGATCCAGGTAGACTTCCCGCGTGTCAACCTGTACGTGGACGGCGAGGAGTGGCGCGCCGACGAGAAGAACCCCGAAGTCATCGACGATTGGCCTTTGCACCCGGCCAAGGGTGTCAATACCACCCTTGTGGTCGGGGCGTGCTGGCAGGGCTCCGAAAATAAGACCAAACACCATTTCCGTGGCTATCTCGCCGGCCTGTCCGTCCTAGTCGGCCGAAACGAGAAACCAGAAGTACTATCGTGCCTGCGACGCTGCCAAGAGGGCATTCACGTGCCACCGATGGACTTGTTGCAACCGGGTACTCAACTGTTGACCAATTCTGATATGACTGAGGTGCGCATCGATGGCGACAACCGCACGAACGTTGAGACCCTTTTGCGTCGTATCGGCTACTCCAATACTCGACGTTTTCCGACGCCCGGTCGCCGTAACTTCCGTCTCGACACAACGATCGTCTGCGAAGGTAGCGAGAACACGCCTCTACCGGTACCGACCGTGCAGTCCTACGTCACCGTGCTACCGCCTCCGCGACCGGGCATCACCGTCAACGGCACCGGTTACGTGGCTCGAGAATACGCTGATTTCCGGCTGGGAGTACGAGTGTTCCCCGACGCGCGCGTCACCGCCGGATCAGCCGCCCGATTGGACGCCTGCGCCGTCAGTGTTTATCCGAGCCTTAACCCCGATCATGAGAGCTTGGGATTACCCGGTGACGCCTTGCTCGCATTCCACGACATCTCCGCTCGTGTTGACCGAGACGGCGTCGTTCTCTCTGGCGCGGATTCGCCCTACAACTATCAGCAACTCATACGTCTCATCATGTACACGAACCGCAAGCCGGCTTATTACCTCGATCGCGTCTTCAAACTCACCTGTTCCGAGCTGAGTGGCCGCTTCGCCAGCAACGAATACGTGCAAACGCTTGCTGTGATTCATCCTAAGGAGAAGACGACCGTTCTGCCGCACACGACGTCCGGAGAACCGCCCATCGCCAGAATCATCGAGCCGGCACCGGGTCACGCACAGCTCTCGCCGCACCATGCCGATCTAACGGAGGAATACGCTACAGCCGCGCTTCATGAAGGCAGCAGAACCGTCAGTGGCACCGGCGGCAGCCATGCCGTAACCATCGTCGCTGCCGCTTGCATCGGCTTCCTGCTGCTGATGGCAGTGGTGGGCGCTGCGCGGGTACGTGGGGCGGCCAAACGACGACGATCCGCCGGTGATGAGCTCGCTGCTGAGACGGAGATGGCCTGGGACGATTCGGGCCTCGCCATCACCGTGAATCCGATGGACAGGTTGACGGAACACGACCAGCATCACCAGAGCCAGCGGGACGAGGATGTGGACGACTCCGGCAGCTCTGATTCCGAGGACGCCTCGTTCCGGGACGATGACCTTGACAGCTCCGACTGCGAGAACGATTGCGACCTCAGCAACGGCCGACACCGCCGTCACAACTCGCCGCACGATCTGGAATGGGATCATCGTGACGTTTAA